A region of Anopheles merus strain MAF chromosome 2R, AmerM5.1, whole genome shotgun sequence DNA encodes the following proteins:
- the LOC121588838 gene encoding uncharacterized protein LOC121588838 translates to MGRRLSGTTSVSLLFVVLACCPLPSTRGEMRKSWQAKSVDVQAQLLKAARLEDPPNAKPPEPSELETRSAVQEAATGQTGPMLSPTDSVRVAEELKVKPAPVFSSRVRTRYGTVVGSPAVPDKAVEAVEVVTTPAPQADDEVRAVPLVLEHSPDDIQIDDATVQDDEDDDDDDDEDEDDPLGWNADKAKQYDLIENILEEVEGRVAGEGRDEATDELAGSGAKKPTERVKQYTFPPVLNMTIDEPNNIVKVKLNQDIVRDMLNTGREAGGGIGGKKMLRYVLPLFILPFLIQSAVIPFMLTAVKLFLLKSLMAGKLAIFLLLLGAFKNFTKKDRDVYVKDLPDRRYEPSSEGFAYLAEGRPSGWVN, encoded by the exons ATGGGACGGAGGTTGTCTGGCACCACCAGTGTGTCACTACTGTTCGTGGTGTTAGCCTGCTGCCCGTTACCGTCCACGCGGGGCGAGATGCGCAAATCGTGGCAGGCGAAAAGTGTCGATGTGCAGGCGCAGCTGCTGAAAGCGGCCCGACTTGAAGATCCCCCAAATGCGAAGCCTCCGGAACCGAGCGAACTGGAAACGCGGTCAGCAGTGCAGGAAGCGGCGACCGGCCAGACCGGTCCGATGCTTAGCCCCACCGACAGTGTACGAGTGGCGGAAGAGCTTAAGGTTAAGCCTGCGCCAGTGTTTAGCAGTCGTGTGCGGACCAGGTACGGTACCGTTGTTGGATCGCCGGCCGTTCCGGATAAGGCGGTCGAGGCTGTTGAGGTGGTAACGACACCAGCACCACAGGCAGATGATGAAGTGCGTGCCGTTCCACTGGTTTTGGAGCACAGCCCGGACGACATACAGATCGACGACGCGACCGTGCAGGATgatgaagacgacgacgacgacgacgacgaggatgaAGATGATCCGCTCGGTTGGAATGCAGACAAGGCGAAGCAGTACGATCTGATCGAAAACATCCTGGAGGAGGTGGAGGGTCGTGTAGCTGGGGAAGGGCGCGACGAAGCGACGGATGAGCTTGCGGGCTCCGGTGCGAAAAAGCCAACCGAGCGCGTTAAGCAGTACACGTTCCCGCCGGTACTGAATATGACCATCGACGAGCCGAACAACATTGTCAAGGTGAAGCTAAACCAGGACATTGTGCGAGACATGCTAAACACGG GACGTGAGGCGGGCGGCGGTATCGGGGGCAAGAAGATGCTTCGCTACGTGCTGCCACTGTTCATACTGCCCTTCCTGATCCAGTCCGCCGTGATACCGTTCATGCTGACGGCGGTCAAGCTGTTCCTGCTCAAGTCGCTGATGGCGGGCAAGCTGGCCatcttcctgctgctgctcggggCGTTCAAAAACTTTACCAAAAAGGACCGGGACGTGTACGTGAAGGATCTGCCCGACCGGCGGTATGAACCGTCGAGCGAAGGGTTCGCCTATCTGGCCGAGGGGCGGCCGAGCGGCTGGGTGAATTAG
- the LOC121591132 gene encoding endoplasmic reticulum metallopeptidase 1-like: MAGGTTSSARSKMKAKGVQDSGRTNSPPEDVANLHQLEAQHGILGIVLLLFCGTVSSYLCTYLPEALTAADLDRHPTAFIAERAWDNLQVLNDFGPKPTGSRANELGAADYIRREIEKAKATAHTAQLVETAHQTISGAYPIAFLGNPLTSVYRNAQNLVVRLAGRTEDGERAALMLNCHYDTVASSPGASDDGGSCAVMLEILRVLSRAPERNRHSIVFLFNGAEETPLQAAHGFVSQHRWAGEVRAFLNLESAGSGGKEQLFQAGPQHPWLIEAYGRAVRHPAAQTVSEEIFQSGIIPSDTDFRIFRDFGHVPGMDFAHTINGYRYHTRFDTIDYLTLPVLQRTGDNILALTRELANGEELGRIGSDPNLAEGYSVFFDVLGLFFVSYSASMGRIVNVMLAVLSLAVPLMELCRQVRRVGERSVLSQTLVGLLGTVCGTAASVGVVLLVANRLDAVGRAMSWFSTPYLILGLYGCPVILMHCFAHRLCSHWFSNNKSPLNLTQTVRARLIGVNLFWTLLIIPLTLANIRSAYIIAVIVLLSLLSTILTSVLGYQGQPRRWLALHLAFQIPTLLWATKFYHLLVKLFVPITGRMGAGTNPEYLIALLVACFGLLCVSYLVPLVGLLKGTSELTARMTVFAMIAFLLGCCTQVGFPYRDESNWEPSVQRHYVTHTLQVAHRDGVVVSEGAGFLFREMDRNAVRVIRGVAKPAEAVPMRQMESCHTMLFCGVPFYSIWHQIRFNNYWMEGPSPAIEKHTLPTFELVRVHQNSSSVRQYSFEIVHRHQTCVQSALIIAPKPGVQLVAWSLMDTVPGTIEFNGERAHFVLITYGLADDAPWTVTFAFEYDPEHLPDGAGAKLFDVSWVNTYWEHGDKHTDEFRKLIDQFPEWAHVIPSVAVVNITAH, translated from the exons ATGGCCGGCGGTACCACCAGTAGTGCTCGGTcgaaaatgaaagcaaaaggtGTGCAAGATTCCGGTCGAACGAACTCCCCGCCCGAGGATGTGGCGAATCTGCATCAGCTTGAAGCACAGCACGGCATCCTGGGCattgtgctgctgttgttttgcGGCACCGTGTCCAGCTATCTGTGCACCTACCTGCCGGAAGCGCTGACGGCGGCCGATCTCGATCGTCATCCGACCGCATTCATCGCCGAACGCGCCTGGGATAATCTGCAGGTGCTGAACGATTTCGGCCCCAAGCCGACCGGTTCGCGGGCGAACGAACTCGGTGCGGCCGACTATATACGGCGTGAAATCGAAAAGGCAAAAGCCACCGCTCACACCGCCCAACTCGTGGAGACCGCTCACCAGACCATTTCCGGTGCGTACCCGATCGCGTTTCTCGGCAACCCGCTAACGAGCGTGTATCGGAACGCGCAGAACCTCGTGGTAAGGTTGGCAGGGCGGACGGAGGATGGCGAGCGGGCAGCATTGATGCTGAACTGCCACTACGACACGGTCGCCAGCAGCCCGGGAGCGAGCGACGATGGTGGCAGCTGTGCGGTGATGCTGGAGATTCTGCGCGTGTTATCGCGTGCCCCGGAACGCAACCGCCACTCGATCGTGTTTCTGTTTAACGGTGCCGAGGAAACGCCACTGCAGGCAGCGCACGGGTTCGTCAGTCAACATCGGTGGGCGGGGGAGGTACGTGCCTTCCTGAACCTCGAATCGGCCGGGTCGGGCGGTAAGGAGCAACTGTTCCAAGCCGGCCCACAGCACCCGTGGCTGATTGAAGCGTACGGACGTGCGGTGCGCCATCCGGCCGCCCAAACCGTTTCGGAGGAGATCTTTCAGTCCGGCATCATACCGTCGGATACGGATTTTCGCATCTTCCGCGACTTTGGCCACGTGCCCGGAATGGACTTTGCGCACACGATCAACGGATACCGGTACCATACGAGGTTCGACACGATTGATTACCTGACGCTGCCGGTACTACAGCGCACGGGCGATAACATACTGGCGCTTACGCGCGAACTCGCCAACGGCGAGGAGCTGGGCCGGATCGGCAGCGATCCGAACTTGGCCGAGGGTTACAGTGTATTCTTTGACGTGCTGGGTTTGTTCTTCGTCAGCTACAGTGCTAGTATGGGGCGAATAGTGAATGTGATGCTTGCAGTGCTGTCGCTGGCGGTGCCACTGATGGAACTTTGCCGCCAGGTACGACGAGTTGGTGAGCGAAGCGTTCTGAGTCAGACGCTGGTCGGCCTGCTAGGTACGGTTTGTGGGACGGCAGCGAGCGTCGGTGTGGTGTTGCTCGTGGCGAACCGATTGGATGCCGTTGGACGTGCAATGTCATGGTTCTCGACGCCATATCTCATCCTGGGACTGTACGGATGTCCCGTCATCTTGATGCATTGCTTTGCACATCGTTTATGTAGCCATTGGTTCAGCAATAACAAG TCCCCGCTCAACCTTACGCAAACGGTTCGTGCCCGTCTGATCGGTGTGAACCTTTTCTGGACGCTACTGATCATCCCGCTAACCCTTGCGAACATCCGGAGCGCATACATCATCGCAGTAATTGTGCTGCTTTCACTGCTCTCCACCATCCTGACGTCCGTGCTTGGATACCAAGGTCAGCCACGCCGCTGGCTAGCCCTTCATCTAGCATTCCAGATTCCCACCCTACTGTGGGCTACCAAGTTTTACCATCTTCTGGTAAAACTGTTCGTACCCATCACAGGACGTATGGGTGCCGGTACTAACCCCGAATATCTGATTGCCCTGTTGGTGGCTTGCTTTGGGCTTCTGTGTGTCAGCTATCTAGTGCCGCTGGTTGGACTGCTTAAAGGCACTTCCGAGCTAACTGCACGAATGACCGTATTCGCAATGATTGCGTTCCTGCTAGGATGCTGCACGCAGGTTGGCTTTCCGTACCGGGACGAAAGCAATTGGGAACCGTCGGTTCAGCGTCATTACGTTACG CACACGCTCCAAGTGGCACATCGTGATGGGGTAGTTGTGTCCGAAGGCGCTGGTTTCCTGTTCCGTGAAATGGACCGCAATGCAGTGCGCGTGATACGTGGAGTGGCCAAACCGGCCGAAGCCGTTCCAATGCGCCAGATGGAGTCCTGCCACACGATGCTGTTCTGCGGTGTGCCATTTTATTCGATCTGGCATCAGATCCGATTCAA TAACTACTGGATGGAAGGACCTTCGCCGGCGATAGAAAAACACACTCTGCCCACGTTTGAGCTGGTAAGAGTGCACCAGAATTCCAGCAGCGTTCGGCAGTATAGCTTTGAAATAGTGCACCGCCATCAGACCTGCGTCCAGTCGGCACTAATAATTGCTCCCAAGCCAGGCGTCCAGCTGGTGGCTTGGAGCCTGATGGACACGGTACCGGGCACTATAGAGTTCAACGGTGAGCGGGCACACTTTGTGCTGATAACCTACGGCCTGGCGGACGATGCACCGTGGACAGTCACGTTCGCGTTTGAGTACGATCCTGAGCATCTGCCGGATGGCGCTGGCGCGAAGCTGTTTGACGTGAGCTGGGTAAACACGTACTGGGAGCACGGAGATAAGCACACGGACGAGTTTCGGAAGCTAATCGACCAGTTCCCGGAGTGGGCTCACGTTATCCCATCGGTGGCTGTTGTGAACATTACTGCCCATTGA
- the LOC121589142 gene encoding protein apnoia, with product MASFYRTFLVGALALCAVFCLASAAEAGAATDSSFDADIAEGRTFGHHFLKRISFAMIPAAFVVGVITTLLSALTVVSMKGLGVGVILLVLTISQVIARSFPAPLPPPVPVAYSAPAPAPIPLVYKDW from the exons ATGGCCTCCTTCTACCGTACGTTCCTGGTCGGTGCGCTCGCGCTGTGTGCAGTGTTCTGTTTGGCCAGTGCCGCTGAAGCCGGTGCCGCTACCGATAGCAGTTTCGATGCCGATATCGCGG AGGGACGCACATTTGGCCACCACTTCCTGAAGCGCATCAGCTTCGCCATGATACCGGCCGCATTCGTCGTCGGCGTCATCACCACGCTCCTGTCCGCCCTGACCGTCGTCTCGATGAAGGGTTTGGGTGTCGGT GTGATTCTTCTGGTGCTTACCATCTCGCAAGTCATTGCCAGAAGCTTCCCGGCGCCACTGCCACCCCCAGTGCCGGTTGCCTACAGTGCACCCGCCCCGGCACCGATACCGCTCGTGTACAAGGACTGGTGA
- the LOC121591134 gene encoding uncharacterized protein LOC121591134, which produces MGCSEIMRNLGDLVMNNKLVTFLSVALFAFVITVIALAVSNNNNASDLEECQARLAEFLSSTTTTIVTPETTTTASPTPETTTQATPPSP; this is translated from the exons ATGGGCTGCAGTGAAATCATGCGTAATCTCGGTG ACCTTGTAATGAACAATAAACTGGTCACCTTCCTGAGTGTGGCCTTGTTCGCGTTCGTGATCACTGTGATAGCACTAGCAGTGTCGAACAATAATAATGCGAGCGATCTGGAGGAGTGCCAGGCAAGGCTGGCAGAGTTTTTGTCttccacaacaacaacgattGTGACACCTGAAACTACTACAACGGCTTCACCTACTCCTGAAACGACCACACAAGCTACCCCGCCTAGCCCGTAA
- the LOC121591133 gene encoding endoplasmic reticulum metallopeptidase 1-like, whose translation MALLLPLSRSSSSPVRKMKAKESNYDPNIHRLPWYGGLVLLALVALCGTASYWSFFYLPPALTAADLAQQPLAFNGARAWDTLTHLDALGPKTTGSRANEVRAVEVLEREFSLINASHHPAQQVLYEKQIVSGQYGINFFGSQMTSVYRRVQNLIVKLVGAEDRHALMLNCHFDSVASSPGASDDCGSCAVMLEILRVLSRAPERSRHSIVFLFNGAEETPLQASHGFITGHRWAREVRAFLNLESAGSGGKELLFQSGPQHPWLIEAYSRAVRHPFGQAIGEEIFQSGLIPSDTDFRIFRDFGHVPGLDFAHIFNGYRYHTRYDSVQFLSPAVLQRTGDNILSMVRLLANGNQLANGDDGRSEGSMVFFDFLGLFFISYTAIEGTVLNIVVSIAGLVVGCWSVLAVVGWSNWRSMGREMLHGFVATLVGSGAGVGLNLATAYGIDRAVDRSMSWYSSCWLVVGLYCMPVMMLLFIAHREFHRLFSKSKTVLSLTLTVQARIVGVFLFWALLTIGATVYGLRSAYVIAIMLTLALFSMTLTALLKLQSFPGGYWLIIYLLVHSVALLWTTQFYHIFTNIFIPITGRSGANDNPDLIIGIVAAACTIFTTSFLVPLVNLLRKPYRTIGTLFVLFLAALALGTVSSIGFPYTGPGTSPSDAPKVQRILVQHTVRQFHEPNSTQTVRSTDAGYLFRLWDRHNERTVRDVLEKQSPGKGASALEPTELPECKREVFCGMPGSAIRFTSLWSPQSNRPHTPDMVKLSLDRWEAVRRNANGSSIKLTISLNGSFQSTILVRPRRNVRLTGWNLTPEVPVKLAAAGHKAYFLLITHGLAGEPVPLILDLETDRKSDTVEPLVDISVTSNFWEYHEHFTEEFSRFVASFPSWAHVVPAVTVVNVYTF comes from the exons ATGGCGCTGTTGCTACCACTGTCGCGGTCGTCGTCATCTCCAGTGCGCAAAATGAAAGCGAAAGAATCGAACTACGATCCCAACATTCACCGCTTACCATGGTACGGTGGTTTGGTGCTGCTTGCATTGGTGGCCCTTTGCGGTACGGCCAGCTACTGGTCCTTCTTCTACTTGCCACCGGCCCTGACCGCAGCCGATCTCGCCCAGCAACCGCTTGCGTTCAATGGTGCGCGCGCCTGGGACACACTGACCCATCTGGATGCACTCGGCCCAAAGACGACTGGTTCACGAGCGAACGAAGTGCGTGCGGTAGAGGTGCTGGAACGGGAGTTTTCCCTCATCAACGCATCGCACCATCCCGCCCAGCAGGTGCTGTACGAGAAGCAGATCGTCTCCGGCCAGTACGGGATCAATTTCTTCGGCAGCCAGATGACCAGCGTGTACCGCCGGGTGCAGAATTTGATCGTGAAGCTCGTCGGTGCCGAAGACCGCCATGCACTGATGCTGAACTGCCACTTCGACTCCGTGGCCAGCAGTCCGGGAGCGAGCGATGACTGTGGTAGCTGTGCGGTGATGCTGGAAATTCTGCGCGTACTATCACGTGCCCCGGAACGAAGCCGCCACTcgatcgtgtttctttttaatggTGCGGAAGAGACGCCACTGCAAGCATCGCACGGTTTCATTACGGGACACCGGTGGGCACGGGAGGTGCGTGCCTTTCTGAACCTTGAGTCGGCCGGATCAGGCGGGAAGGAACTGCTGTTCCAGAGCGGACCCCAGCACCCGTGGCTGATCGAGGCGTACTCACGTGCCGTCCGGCATCCGTTCGGGCAGGCGATCGGCGAGGAGATCTTCCAGTCCGGGCTCATACCGTCCGACACGGACTTTCGCATCTTCCGCGACTTTGGACACGTGCCGGGGCTAGACTTTGCGCACATCTTTAACGGATACCGGTACCACACACGGTACGATTCGGTGCAGTTCCTTTCGCCTGCGGTTTTGCAGCGAACGGGCGACAACATACTGTCGATGGTGCGACTACTGGCGAACGGTAATCAGCTAGCAAACGGGGACGACGGTCGGTCCGAAGGAAGCATGGTGTTTTTTGACTTCCTGGGTCTGTTTTTCATCTCGTACACGGCCATCGAGGGGACGGTGCTGAACATTGTGGTGTCAATCGCTGGTCTTGTGGTTGGTTGCTGGAGCGTACTGGCCGTCGTCGGTTGGAGCAACTGGCGCTCGATGGGACGGGAGATGTTGCACGGGTTTGTGGCCACGTTGGTCGGTTCCGGTGCTGGCGTAGGGCTCAATCTGGCTACGGCTTATGGGATAGATCGTGCCGTAGATCGTTCGATGTCGTGGTACTCTTCCTGCTGGCTTGTAGTCGGATTGTATTGCATGCCGGTGATGATGTTGCTGTTTATCGCCCACCGTGAGTTTCACAGGCTGTTTAGCAAGTCGAAG ACTGTCCTTTCGCTGACTCTCACAGTACAGGCACGAATTGTAGGAGTGTTCCTATTCTGGGCACTGCTTACAATTGGTGCCACTGTGTATGGGCTCCGCTCAGCTTACGTTATTGCCATAATGCTTACACTAGCACTGTTCAGCATGACGCTCACCGCACTGCTGAAGCTGCAATCCTTCCCAGGCGGCTACTGGCTTATCATCTACCTGCTCGTGCACAGCGTAGCGCTTCTCTGGACCACACAGTTCTACCACATCTTCACCAACATCTTTATCCCCATCACCGGCCGATCGGGAGCGAATGACAATCCGGATTTGATCATCGGCATCGTTGCTGCCGCTTGTACCATCTTCACGACCAGCTTCCTCGTCCCGCTGGTGAACTTGCTGCGCAAACCGTACCGTACCATCGGCACGCTGTTTGTACTTTTTCTGGCAGCTCTGGCCCTGGGAACAGTGTCCTCAATCGGATTCCCTTACACCGGTCCCGGTACCTCACCGTCGGACGCTCCCAAGGTACAGCGCATTCTTGTGCAGCACACGGTACGTCAATTTCACGAACCCAACAGCACGCAAACGGTTCGTTCGACTGACGCTGGCTACCTGTTTCGCCTGTGGGATCGACACAACGAGCGTACGGTGCGCGATGTGCTGGAAAAGCAATCACCAGGGAAGGGTGCCAGCGCGCTGGAGCCAACTGAGCTGCCAGAATGCAAGCGGGAAGTATTTTGCGGTATGCCCGGCTCAGCTATACGTTTCACCTCACTTTGGTCACCGCAGTCGAACCGTCCACACACTCCGGATATGGTGAAACTCTCACTCGATCGCTGGGAAGCCGTTCGCCGTAATGCAAACGGATCTAGCATAAAGCTTACGATCAGTCTCAACGGAAGTTTTCAATCAACCATACTCGTGCGCCCGAGACGCAATGTGCGGCTCACTGGCTGGAATCTCACACCGGAAGTGCCGGTAAAGTTGGCAGCCGCTGGTCACAAAGCGTACTTTTTACTCATCACCCATGGTCTCGCCGGAGAGCCAGTACCATTGATACTGGATCTGGAAACCGATAGGAAGTCGGACACGGTAGAACCGTTGGTGGACATCAGTGTTACATCAAACTTCTGGGAGTACCATGAGCACTTCACGGAGGAATTCAGTCGATTCGTGGCATCGTTCCCAAGTTGGGCACACGTTGTACCTGCCGTGACCGTGGTGAATGTTTACactttttaa